The proteins below come from a single Sebastes umbrosus isolate fSebUmb1 unplaced genomic scaffold, fSebUmb1.pri S37, whole genome shotgun sequence genomic window:
- the LOC119484207 gene encoding involucrin-like: MKRSRGDLPVDGETEDEEEQRGDLPVDSETEDEEQQRDLLVDGETEDEEEQRGDLPVDGETEDEEEQRDLPVDGETEDEEEQRGDLPVDGETEDEEEQRGDLPVDGETEDEEEQRGDLPVDGETEDEEEQRGDLPVDGETEDEEQQRDLPVDSETEDEEEQRGDLPVDSETEDEEQQRGDLPVDGETEDEEQQRDLPVDSETEDEEQQRGDLPVDSETEDEEEQRGDLPVDGETEDEEEQRGDLPVDGETEDEEQQRDLPVDSETEDEEEQRGDLPVDSETEDEEEQRGDLPVDSETEDEEQQRGDLPVDSETEDEEEQRGDLPVDSETEDEEEQRGDLPVDGETEDEEQQRDLPVDSETEDEEEIYQ, translated from the coding sequence atgaagaggagcagaggagatctACCAGTAGACGGTGaaacagaggatgaagaggagcagagaggagatctACCAGTAGACAGTGAAACagaggatgaagagcagcagagagatctACTAGTAGACGGTGaaacagaggatgaagaggagcagagaggagatctACCAGTAGACGGTGaaacagaggatgaagaggagcagagagatcTACCAGTAGACGGTGaaacagaggatgaagaggagcagagaggagatctACCAGTAGACGGTGaaacagaggatgaagaggagcagagaggagatctACCAGTAGACGGTGaaacagaggatgaagaggagcagagaggagatctACCAGTAGACGGTGaaacagaggatgaagaggagcagagaggagatctACCAGTAGACGGTGAAACagaggatgaagagcagcagagagatctACCAGTAGACAGTGaaacagaggatgaagaggagcagagaggagatctACCAGTAGACAGTGAAACagaggatgaagagcagcagagaggagatctACCAGTAGACGGTGAAACagaggatgaagagcagcagagagatctACCAGTAGACAGTGAAACagaggatgaagagcagcagagaggagatctACCAGTAGACAGTGaaacagaggatgaagaggagcagagaggagatctACCAGTAGACGGTGaaacagaggatgaagaggagcagagaggagatctACCAGTAGACGGTGAAACagaggatgaagagcagcagagagatctACCAGTAGACAGTGaaacagaggatgaagaggagcagagaggagatctACCAGTAGACAGTGaaacagaggatgaagaggagcagagaggagatctACCAGTAGACAGTGAAACagaggatgaagagcagcagagaggagatctACCAGTAGACAGTGaaacagaggatgaagaggagcagagaggagatctACCAGTAGACAGTGaaacagaggatgaagaggagcagagaggagatctACCAGTAGACGGTGAAACagaggatgaagagcagcagagagatctACCAGTAGACAGTGaaacagaggatgaagaggagatcTACCAGTAG